A single window of Opisthocomus hoazin isolate bOpiHoa1 chromosome 5, bOpiHoa1.hap1, whole genome shotgun sequence DNA harbors:
- the GPR78 gene encoding G-protein coupled receptor 78 has product MDLAGALLALLLVLVLVVSLLSNLLVLLCFVYSTEIRKQVAGVFLVNLSFCNLLLTVLNMPFTLLGILRNQQPLGGCVCKAVGFLETFLTSNTMLSMAALSIDKWIAVVFPLSYTSKMRYKDAVILMGYSWLHSLTFPLVSLFYSWVDYSSVYASCTLHLKEETERRRFTVFTIIFHSTSFMLSLVILCFTYLKVLKVARFHCKRIDIITMQTLVLLVDIHPSVKQRCLNEQKRRRQRATKKISIFIGSFVICFGPYIITRLIELLPFVTINYYWGIISKCLTYSKAASDPFVYSLLRQQYKKVLINIVNRILKRDLYPSSGYNSSLDTENDYCLHRTN; this is encoded by the exons ATGGACTTGGCAGGCGCGCTGCTGGCGTTGctcctggtgctggtgctggtcgTCTCCCTGCTCTCCAACCTCCTGGTGCTGCTATGCTTCGTCTACAGTACGGAGATCCGAAAGCAGGTCGCCGGGGTATTCCTGGTGAACTTGTCCTTTTGCAACCTGCTCCTCACCGTCCTGAACATGCCTTTTACCCTGCTGGGGATCCTGAGGAACCAGCAACCCCTCGGGGGCTGCGTCTGCAAAGCGGTGGGTTTCCTGGAAACTTTCCTGACTTCCAACACGATGCTgagcatggcagcactcagcatcGACAAATGGATTGCTGTGGTGTTCCCCTTAAGCTATACCAGCAAGATGAGGTATAAGGACGCTGTGATACTGATGGGCTACTCGTGGCTCCACTCCCTCACATTCCCCTTGGTATCATTGTTTTACTCATGGGTAGATTACAGCAGCGTTTATGCCTCTTGCACCTTGCACCTGAAGGAAGAGACGGAGCGGAGAAGGTTTACCGTGTTCACCATCATCTTTCACTCCACCAGTTTCATGCTGTCGCTGGTGATCCTGTGTTTCACCTATTTAAAGGTGTTGAAAGTTGCCCGGTTCCACTGCAAGCGGATAGACATTATTACCATGCAGACTCTGGTTTTGTTGGTGGATATCCACCCCAG TGTGAAGCAGCGCTGCCTTAACGAGCAGAAACGGAGGAGGCAGCGGGCTACcaagaaaatcagtatttttatagGGTCATTCGTGATCTGTTTTGGTCCTTACATTATCACCAG GTTGATAGAGCTCCTTCCTTTTGTTACCATAAATTACTACTGGGGAATTATAAGCAAGTGCCTCACCTACAGTAAGGCTGCATCAGATCCATTCGTTTACTCACTTTTACGTCAACAGTACAAAAAAGTTCTGATCAACATTGTCAATAGGATACTTAAAAGGGACCTGTATCCGTCGTCGGGGTACAACAGCTCTCTCGACACCGAAAATGATTACTGCTTGCACAGAACAAACTAA